A genome region from Pseudobdellovibrionaceae bacterium includes the following:
- a CDS encoding SWIB/MDM2 domain-containing protein, translating to MAKKKKATKKPAAKKKTAKKTTKKAAKKKPAKKAAKKATKKKTTKKAAKKPAAKKTAKKAAKKPAKAKTKRKPNAAFMKALTPSSQLAEVVGSSPLPRTEVVKKLWVYIKKHNLQDPKNKRNIIADAKLKPVFGKPSVSMFEMTKIVSKHLK from the coding sequence ATGGCGAAAAAGAAAAAAGCAACTAAGAAGCCAGCTGCTAAGAAAAAAACAGCTAAGAAAACAACAAAAAAAGCGGCGAAGAAAAAGCCTGCAAAGAAAGCTGCTAAAAAAGCAACTAAGAAAAAGACGACTAAGAAAGCTGCTAAAAAACCAGCTGCTAAGAAAACTGCAAAAAAAGCCGCTAAGAAACCAGCTAAAGCTAAAACAAAAAGAAAGCCAAATGCAGCTTTCATGAAAGCTTTAACTCCAAGTTCTCAGTTAGCTGAAGTAGTAGGTTCTAGCCCACTACCAAGAACTGAAGTTGTTAAAAAACTTTGGGTTTACATCAAGAAGCACAATCTTCAAGATCCAAAAAACAAAAGAAACATCATTGCTGATGCGAAACTAAAGCCAGTATTCGGTAAGCCATCTGTTTCTATGTTTGAAATGACTAAAATCGTAAGCAAACACTTAAAATAA